The genomic segment GTGCGTATAAACCGTCTTGATTTGGTTTATTATAATATGGAGCAACGATTAATACTGCATCTATTCCACCTAGTTCAGCTACTTCTTTTGTAAATTCAATTGTTTCCGCAGTATTGTTTGAACCAGTTCCAGCTATTAATTTGGCGCGTCCATCATTCGTTTCGATAACTTGGCGGAATAATTTAATTTTTTCATCATGTGACAAAGTTGGCGATTCACCAGTTGTACCAGCGATTACCAAACCATCAGAGCCATTTTCTATTAAGTGATTCACGAGATGATGAATTCTTTTTTTGCATACTTTATTTTTATCTGGGTGAATTGGTGTCACCATTGCTGTTATTACTTTCCCTAAATCCATCTTTCATTTCCTCCTTACTTAATTTCCAAACAAAATACATCATGAAGGGCATTGACTGCCGAAATTAAGTCCTCTTCTCTTACTAATACCCAAATAGTGGTGTGACTATCCGCCGATTGTAAAATTGGGATATTTTTTTCAGATAATGCGCCAACTATTTTGGCTGTAACACCTGGTACACCAGTAATGCCAGCACCAACAATAGAAACTTTTGCACACGCTTCTCGCACGCTCGTTTGTAGACCTGCCGCTTCTAAAAGATCTTTAACTACTTGTCGTTTTTCTTCTGGAACAGTAAAAATGACAGAATTAGTAGAGATATTAATGAAATCTAGGCTAATTCCAGCATCTGCTAATATTTTAAAGGCTTGCTGCTGTGCTTTCACAGTTTCTGTTGTGACAGATATTTGTGTTAGATTTGTCACGTGAGCAACACCAGTAACCATCCGTTCTTTAACATCGAAATGACCCGCTTCATCCGCTAACGAAGTGACAAGTGTTCCAGTACTTTCTAAATAAGTAGAACGAATCCGCATCGGGATTTTGGCAGTCATGGCGATTTCAACTGCACGTGGATGAATAACTTTTGCACCTTGATAGGCCATGTTACTTACTTCATTATAACTCACTTTTGGAAGAGAACGAGCGTGTTCCACGATTCGTGGGTCCGCCGTCATCATTCCGTCTACATCGGTGAAAATATCAATATAATCTGCTTGTAGAGAAACTCCAAGTGCCGCTGCTGATGTATCACTACCTCCACGACCAAGTGTGGTAATATCACCATTCTCAGCCATACCTTGAAAACCAGCAACCACTGCAACATCGAGTGATTCAAGTGCTTGATGAAGCC from the Listeria seeligeri serovar 1/2b str. SLCC3954 genome contains:
- the dapG gene encoding aspartate kinase; this translates as MKIIVQKFGGTSVQNEKIRLMAFNHIKHALNDGYKVVVVVSAIGRYGDPYATDTLLELIGAKETKLTAREQDTLLSVGETISASVFTNMLKEANIKAESFSGGQAGIITSNDHLNAKITEVDTTRLHQALESLDVAVVAGFQGMAENGDITTLGRGGSDTSAAALGVSLQADYIDIFTDVDGMMTADPRIVEHARSLPKVSYNEVSNMAYQGAKVIHPRAVEIAMTAKIPMRIRSTYLESTGTLVTSLADEAGHFDVKERMVTGVAHVTNLTQISVTTETVKAQQQAFKILADAGISLDFINISTNSVIFTVPEEKRQVVKDLLEAAGLQTSVREACAKVSIVGAGITGVPGVTAKIVGALSEKNIPILQSADSHTTIWVLVREEDLISAVNALHDVFCLEIK